ATGAGCGAGTTCGGCCGCAGCTGGGCCTCGCGCGGAAAGGACAACACCTACTACCAGCCGGATGACCACCACCCGTACACCTCGGTCTTCTTCGCGGGCGGAAACGTGGCGGCGAACCGGCAGGTGGGCTCGTACACCTCGCGCGGGCTCGGCGTTCCGGTGGACATCATCGAGGAGAACGGGCAGCCCTCGAAGCGCGTGCCCAGGGCCGCCGACGCCGTGACCACCGCGCTGCGGATCATGGGCATGAACACGCACGACTTCTTCATCCCCGGCGGGTACGGAGAGGTGCTGGGGATCCGGAGGGCATAGGAGGTGTCTCGGTCAGCCTGAACGGCGGCCGTGCACCCCGCGGCGTTTGCGCCCTTTCGTGACGCTCTCGGAGCCCAGACCTATGAGGCTCCGAGCTCGCGTCAGTGCGAGCTCGACCTGTTCTCGTGCCGCTGGATGCGGCGGTCGAAGGCGAGCCCGTCGTTCAAAATCAGCGATGAGCGCCGCTGTCTTTCTCATTCCCGCTGGAGACGCACTGGCGGCCTGAGCTGCCCAGCCACATACCAACAGGCGGCAGTCCATCGTCGAGTAACCCAGTCTCTCCATCCGCCGCAGGTAGGGCGAGAACCTCCTCCAGGGACCATCACGAGTCTCCATGAGAAAGGTCTTGGTGATCCGCCTCTGCACTTCTCGTCTCCCGACGGCGGTACGCATCTCCTTCAGGAACCGCTTTTCGAGCTGCTTGAAGGCCTGGATCTTCTCGGTAACGGGTGCATCCCGAAGCGTGAGGTAGAGGCGATCCCACTCTTGCGCCAAGCGCCACAGCCGCTCCCCCTCTTCCTTTGTCAGAGGCCTGGGCATGGCAGCCGCACCCCATTCCATGTGTAGAGCGCCTGTGGAATGCCACCATCGAAGCACCTCCTCCCCGCCCAGGAGCAACGCACCATCAACGCCAGCGTCACCCATCTTACGTCCAGTGCAAGGCGGGAGCCGTAGTACCGTGGAGCGATGTTCCGAGGTCCACTCCACGCATTGACCTTCGTCTCGGCGCTCGGCAGTGGCGTCGTGGCCGGGCTGTTCTTCGCGTTCTCCACGTTCATGATGAAGGCCCTCGCCCGCCTCCCGCCAGCGCAGGGAATCGCCGCGATGCAGTCCATCAACGTCACCATCATCAGGCCCTCCTTCCTGGCGGTGTTCCTCGGCACGGCGGTGGCCTCGCTCGTCCTCGGGGTGTCCGCGCTGCGCTCCTGGGAGAGACCCGACGCGCGCTACCTGCTGCTGGGCAGCGCGCTCTATCTGGTCGGAGTCATCGGGGTGACCGGCGCGTTCAACGTTCCGCGCAACGACGCGCTCGCGGCCGTCGATCCGGCCCAGGCGGACGCCGCCAGCCTGTGGGCGCGCTACGTGTCGGGTTGGACGGCGTGGAACCATGTGCGCACGGCGGCGGCGCTCGGGGCCACGGCCTCGTTCATCCTCGCGCTCCGGCTCGGAAGGGAATGAGCTATAGCTCGCGGGTCACCCGCGCCCTGGGTGGACAGGGGAACCGCTTCGATGACCCTCGCTCCGACGTTGTACGACTTCCAGATCGCCCTGAGTCACGTCGATCGTGCGATCGACCAGCCGCAGCTGAGCTTCAAGGTCGCACGCCACCCGTCCGAGACCATGCAGCGCGTCTGGCTGCGGGTGATTGCGTTCTGCTGGCTGTGGGAGGAGCGGCTGACCTTCGGCAAGGGCCTGGGCGAGCCCGATGAGCCAGACCTCGAGTGCCGCGACTACACCGGCCTCGTCACGCGCTGGGTGCGCGTCGGCAAGGCGGATCCGCTGAAGCTCCAGCGCGCGGTCGATCAGAACCCGCACGCCAAGGTGTCGGTGCTGTTCGAGTCTCCCCAGCGGCTCGAGGCGTTCCTCACCGAGGCGCGCGAGGTGAAGGCAACTCGCGTGGCGAAGGCCGAGCTCGCCGCCATCGACGCCGAGTTGCTGCGCGCGCTCTCCGGTTTCGACGCACGGCGGATCAAGCTGTCTCTGACCCTGGTCGGCGACCACGCCTATGTCGAGTGCGAAGGTCGGAGCTTCGATGGCCCGCTGACCCGCGCGGCCCTGTGAAGCTCGAGCGCCACGTCGGAGGGCTCTCACTCGCCCGCAAGGCCAACTACCTGCGCGCGCGGGGCTGGATCGAGGAAGAAGGCGGCTGGTCGAGCGAGATCTTCGGCTTGCTGCCCTTGGCCAAGGCCGTTCACCACCAGCTCACCGACGACCTCAGCCAGGCGCTCGTCAAGCGGGGATGGCAGGTGGTCGGGTTCTCTCAACGAGGTTATGTCCAGATGCTCGATGGCGAGCGCGGCAAGCCGTGCTCGCTGCCCAAGGCACTGCGCACCCAGGCCCGCCGAGAGAAGCGGCCGGTCGCGGAGCTGACCTACGAGCTGTTCCTCGCGGCGCTGCTGGAGGTGGAAGGCGCGTAGACTTCCACGCACGAGCAGAAGCGCGGCACGGGCTGGGGTAGAATGCCGCCCCCGGAACGCCCATGCTCCCCTGCCCCTTTTGCGCCAAACCGATGCACCCCAACCTCACGGGAGGACTCCTGCGCGAGCACTGTGGCGCGTGCGGAGCCGTGTGGTTCGAGGGCGGCACACTGGCCAAGGTGTTGGGAACCCCGACGGCCGAGGCGCTGGTGGAGCAGGCGCGCGGCAAGCCGGGGCAGTGCAAGGGCTGCCAGGGGACGTTGGAGTACGTCCCGAGCTGCCCGGCCTGCGGGACGGACGCTCCGCGCTGCCCTCGCTGTGGCACGTCACCGCTGGCGATGACGACGGTGACCGTGGCGAAGGAGGCGGAGGTCGCGGTGGACGTGTGCACGCGCTGCCAGGGCGTGGCGCTCGACCCCGGCGAGCTGGAAGTGCTGCAACAGGCGGCCGAGGCGGAGCGCGAGACCTGGCTCGAGGAGATGCACGAGGGCCCCAAGGCACTGGAGGCCACGAGCTCCACCTGCGCCGGCTGTGGACGTGAGCTGAAGCCGCAGCACGCCTTCTCTTGGGAAGAACGGACCTGGTGCGGAAGCTGCGCGCCCGCCGGAGCGAGCCCGGTGGAGCTCCGGCTCACACCTCGCTCCCCGAATGGCGGGCTCGAGGCGGATCTCTCCGACCTGTACCAGTCAGGCCGCACGGGCATGGCCCTGGAGGCGGTGGGCGACGCCGTGAGCTCCGCCTTCTCCTGGCTCTTCTCGAAGCTGCTGCGCTGAGGCTCACAGGAGGAACTGCGCCCCCATGAACGCGGGAATGCCCACGTAGTAGAGCACCGCGCA
This is a stretch of genomic DNA from Archangium violaceum. It encodes these proteins:
- a CDS encoding DUF1772 domain-containing protein, with amino-acid sequence MTFVSALGSGVVAGLFFAFSTFMMKALARLPPAQGIAAMQSINVTIIRPSFLAVFLGTAVASLVLGVSALRSWERPDARYLLLGSALYLVGVIGVTGAFNVPRNDALAAVDPAQADAASLWARYVSGWTAWNHVRTAAALGATASFILALRLGRE
- a CDS encoding YaeQ family protein, whose amino-acid sequence is MTLAPTLYDFQIALSHVDRAIDQPQLSFKVARHPSETMQRVWLRVIAFCWLWEERLTFGKGLGEPDEPDLECRDYTGLVTRWVRVGKADPLKLQRAVDQNPHAKVSVLFESPQRLEAFLTEAREVKATRVAKAELAAIDAELLRALSGFDARRIKLSLTLVGDHAYVECEGRSFDGPLTRAAL
- a CDS encoding zf-TFIIB domain-containing protein, with translation MHPNLTGGLLREHCGACGAVWFEGGTLAKVLGTPTAEALVEQARGKPGQCKGCQGTLEYVPSCPACGTDAPRCPRCGTSPLAMTTVTVAKEAEVAVDVCTRCQGVALDPGELEVLQQAAEAERETWLEEMHEGPKALEATSSTCAGCGRELKPQHAFSWEERTWCGSCAPAGASPVELRLTPRSPNGGLEADLSDLYQSGRTGMALEAVGDAVSSAFSWLFSKLLR